One Burkholderia thailandensis E264 genomic window carries:
- a CDS encoding sigma-54 interaction domain-containing protein — protein sequence MDKKEKVETNAQVSGGWVRLPADYGDVLRRAAESLFKTFEHSSVGTLIVDKDARVVWINQRYAARFGFADPQQAIGRDCEAVIPHSLMREVVATGRPILLDIMETGREPLIVTRLPLTDDAGETVGAIGFALFDELKTLTPLFSRYMQVQQELIATQRSLAQARRAKYTFASFVGTSAVSLETKRQGRRAAQVDSPVLLLGETGTGKELLAHAIHAASARALKPLVTVNVAAIPDALLETEFFGAAPGAYTGADRKGRVGKFELADGGTLFLDEIGDMPLPLQGKLLRVLQDKEFEPVGSNRIVRANVRIIAATSAELPALVAQGRFRADLYYRLNVLTIHAPPLRERASDIEALVYTMLEELAAQHGLAEHCELTDDALRLLCAHPWPGNVRELRNTLERALMLSDRALIDARALAPFIGPAHGAGAGSGVEAGTAAGAAAAGAMDGAGGSGLAAVAASAAAPDMRAAASSYADAFAAWERQFLLDALAASGGKVTDAAACIGIGRATFYKKLASLGIDT from the coding sequence GTGGACAAGAAAGAGAAGGTGGAGACGAACGCACAAGTTTCGGGCGGCTGGGTCCGGTTGCCCGCCGATTACGGCGACGTGCTGCGGCGCGCGGCGGAGTCCCTGTTCAAGACCTTCGAGCATTCGAGCGTCGGCACGCTGATCGTCGACAAGGATGCGCGCGTCGTCTGGATCAATCAGCGCTATGCGGCGCGCTTCGGGTTCGCCGATCCGCAGCAGGCGATCGGCCGCGATTGCGAAGCGGTGATTCCGCACAGCCTGATGCGCGAGGTGGTCGCGACCGGCCGCCCGATACTGCTCGACATCATGGAGACGGGCCGCGAGCCGCTCATCGTCACGCGCCTGCCGCTGACGGACGACGCGGGCGAGACCGTCGGCGCGATCGGCTTCGCGCTGTTCGACGAGTTGAAGACGCTGACGCCGCTCTTTTCCCGCTACATGCAGGTCCAGCAGGAGCTGATCGCGACGCAGCGCTCGCTTGCGCAGGCGCGGCGGGCGAAATACACGTTCGCGAGCTTTGTCGGCACGAGTGCGGTGAGCCTCGAGACGAAGCGGCAGGGGCGGCGCGCCGCGCAGGTCGATTCGCCCGTGCTGCTGCTCGGCGAGACGGGCACCGGCAAGGAGTTGCTCGCGCACGCGATTCATGCGGCGTCCGCGCGTGCGCTCAAGCCGCTCGTGACCGTCAACGTCGCGGCGATTCCCGATGCGCTGCTCGAAACCGAGTTCTTCGGCGCGGCGCCGGGCGCGTACACGGGCGCGGATCGCAAGGGGCGCGTCGGCAAGTTCGAGCTTGCCGACGGCGGCACGCTCTTTCTCGACGAAATCGGCGACATGCCGCTGCCGCTGCAGGGCAAGCTGCTGCGCGTGCTGCAGGACAAGGAGTTCGAGCCCGTCGGCTCGAACCGGATCGTGCGCGCGAACGTGCGGATCATCGCGGCGACGTCGGCCGAGCTGCCGGCGCTCGTTGCGCAAGGGCGCTTTCGCGCGGATCTCTATTACCGGCTGAACGTGCTGACGATCCATGCGCCGCCGTTGCGCGAGCGCGCATCGGACATCGAGGCGCTCGTCTACACGATGCTCGAGGAACTCGCCGCACAGCACGGACTTGCCGAACACTGCGAACTGACCGACGACGCGCTGCGCCTGCTGTGCGCCCATCCGTGGCCCGGCAACGTGCGCGAACTGCGCAACACGCTCGAGCGTGCGCTGATGCTCTCCGATCGCGCGTTGATCGATGCGCGCGCGCTCGCGCCGTTCATTGGGCCGGCGCATGGAGCGGGGGCGGGTTCCGGCGTTGAGGCGGGCACAGCAGCCGGCGCAGCCGCAGCGGGGGCGATGGATGGTGCGGGCGGCTCCGGCCTGGCCGCGGTCGCGGCGTCGGCGGCCGCGCCTGACATGCGCGCGGCGGCTTCATCGTATGCGGACGCGTTCGCCGCATGGGAGCGC
- a CDS encoding GntP family permease: MSFVIVLAALAFLMFAAYRGYSVILFAPVAALGAVLLTDPAAVAPVFSGIFMEKMVGFVKLYFPVFLLGAVFGKVIELSGFSEAIVAAAIRYIGRSRANAVIVAVCALLTYGGVSLFVVVFAVYPFAAELYRQSNIPKRLMPGAIALGAFSFTMDSLPGTPQIQNIIPTTFFKTTAWAAPALGTIGSVFIIIVGLSYLEWRRRSALARGEGYGTSLINEPERVETKSLPNPMLAVSPLVLVGVANFALTKLIPVWYGGASYTVPPDVLPGVHTPITTPIKTVVAIWSVEAALLLGILLVVITAFKRVHERFATGTKAAVGGALLAAMNTASEYGFGGVIAALPGFIVVGDALKNIPNPLVNAAVSVSSLAGITGSASGGMSIALAAMSDLFIKGAQAAQIPMDVLHRVVAMASGGMDTLPHNGAVITLLAVTGLTHRESYRDIFAVTVIKTLAVFFVIAVYYLTGLV; the protein is encoded by the coding sequence TTGTCATTCGTGATCGTCCTCGCCGCGCTGGCGTTCCTGATGTTCGCCGCCTATCGCGGCTACAGCGTGATCCTGTTCGCGCCCGTCGCCGCGCTCGGCGCGGTGCTGCTGACCGATCCCGCCGCCGTCGCCCCCGTCTTCTCCGGCATCTTCATGGAAAAGATGGTCGGCTTCGTGAAGCTCTACTTCCCGGTGTTCCTGCTCGGCGCCGTGTTCGGCAAGGTGATCGAGCTGTCCGGCTTCTCCGAGGCGATCGTCGCCGCCGCGATCCGCTATATCGGCCGCTCGCGCGCGAATGCGGTGATCGTCGCGGTGTGCGCGCTCCTCACCTACGGCGGCGTGTCGCTGTTCGTCGTCGTGTTCGCTGTCTATCCGTTCGCGGCCGAGCTCTATCGCCAGAGCAACATTCCGAAGCGCCTGATGCCGGGCGCGATCGCACTCGGCGCGTTCTCGTTCACGATGGATTCGCTGCCCGGCACGCCGCAGATCCAGAACATCATCCCGACGACGTTCTTCAAGACCACCGCGTGGGCCGCGCCCGCGCTCGGCACGATCGGATCGGTGTTCATCATCATCGTCGGCCTGTCGTATCTCGAATGGCGCCGCCGCTCGGCACTCGCGCGCGGCGAAGGCTACGGCACGTCGCTCATCAACGAGCCGGAACGCGTCGAGACGAAGTCGTTGCCGAATCCGATGCTCGCGGTGTCGCCACTCGTGCTCGTCGGCGTCGCGAACTTCGCGCTGACGAAACTGATCCCGGTGTGGTACGGCGGCGCATCGTACACGGTGCCGCCCGACGTGCTGCCGGGCGTCCATACGCCGATCACGACGCCGATCAAGACGGTCGTCGCGATCTGGTCGGTGGAGGCGGCGCTGCTGCTCGGCATCCTGCTCGTCGTCATCACCGCGTTCAAGCGCGTGCACGAGCGCTTCGCGACGGGCACCAAGGCCGCCGTCGGCGGCGCGCTGCTCGCCGCGATGAACACCGCGTCCGAATACGGCTTCGGCGGCGTGATCGCCGCGCTGCCGGGCTTCATCGTCGTCGGCGACGCGCTGAAGAACATTCCGAATCCGCTCGTCAACGCGGCCGTGTCGGTCAGCTCGCTCGCGGGGATCACGGGCTCCGCGTCGGGCGGGATGAGCATCGCGCTCGCGGCGATGTCCGATCTCTTCATCAAGGGCGCGCAGGCCGCGCAGATCCCGATGGACGTGCTGCACCGGGTCGTCGCGATGGCGAGCGGCGGCATGGACACGCTGCCGCACAACGGCGCGGTGATCACGCTGCTCGCGGTGACGGGCCTCACGCACCGCGAATCGTACCGGGACATCTTCGCCGTGACCGTCATCAAGACGCTCGCGGTGTTCTTCGTGATCGCCGTCTATTATCTGACGGGACTCGTCTGA
- a CDS encoding DedA family protein/thiosulfate sulfurtransferase GlpE: protein MLHDLVARFGPLIVFVNVLAAAIGLPVPAMPTLVLFGAMATLHPGAIGAQLAPVLALAVLAALIGDTVWYVAGRHFGGRALKTLCKLSLSRDSCVKKTERFFGRWGVRVLAVARFIPGLSLISVPMAGALGTRYRIFVGYDGLGALLWAGCGVAIGFVFAKQIDWLFAGANQLGRTVLVVIVALLAAYTAVRWMRRRALIRQLANARIDVDELDRLLQADPTPVVFDARSPEHRKLDPYAIPGAQFADERDLRDIVAHYPATQKFVIYCSCPNEVSAAVMARRLKQAGFADALALRGGLDAWRDAGRRLIELDPQPGGEAPVRAPAPKTA, encoded by the coding sequence ATGCTTCATGATCTCGTCGCCCGCTTCGGGCCGCTCATCGTGTTCGTCAACGTGCTTGCCGCGGCGATCGGCCTGCCGGTGCCGGCGATGCCGACGCTCGTGCTGTTCGGCGCGATGGCGACGCTGCATCCGGGCGCGATCGGCGCGCAGCTCGCGCCCGTGCTCGCGCTCGCGGTGCTCGCGGCGCTGATCGGCGACACCGTGTGGTACGTCGCCGGCCGGCATTTCGGCGGCCGCGCGCTGAAAACCTTATGCAAGCTTTCGCTGTCGCGCGACAGCTGCGTGAAGAAAACCGAGCGCTTCTTCGGCCGCTGGGGCGTGCGCGTGCTCGCGGTCGCGCGCTTCATTCCGGGGCTGTCGCTGATCTCGGTGCCGATGGCGGGCGCGCTCGGCACGCGCTACCGCATCTTCGTCGGCTACGACGGTCTCGGCGCACTGCTGTGGGCGGGCTGCGGCGTCGCGATCGGATTCGTGTTCGCGAAACAGATCGACTGGCTGTTTGCGGGCGCGAACCAGCTCGGCCGCACGGTGCTCGTCGTGATCGTCGCGCTGCTCGCGGCCTACACGGCCGTGCGCTGGATGCGCCGGCGCGCGCTGATTCGTCAGCTCGCAAACGCGCGAATCGACGTCGACGAACTCGACCGCCTGCTGCAAGCCGATCCCACGCCCGTCGTCTTCGACGCGCGCTCGCCCGAGCACCGCAAGCTCGATCCGTACGCAATCCCCGGCGCGCAATTCGCCGACGAGCGCGATCTGCGCGACATCGTCGCGCACTATCCGGCGACGCAGAAATTCGTGATCTATTGCTCGTGTCCGAACGAGGTGTCGGCGGCGGTGATGGCGCGGCGCCTCAAGCAGGCGGGCTTCGCCGATGCTCTCGCGCTGCGCGGCGGCCTCGACGCATGGCGCGACGCGGGCCGGCGCTTGATCGAGCTCGACCCGCAGCCGGGAGGCGAAGCGCCGGTGCGCGCGCCAGCGCCGAAGACCGCCTG